Proteins encoded in a region of the Geitlerinema sp. PCC 9228 genome:
- a CDS encoding DEAD/DEAH box helicase, with product MNTMQLKDLIAKGEQAIAATSQLLALQATHLDCSDVESLTESQLDALFSEIPEDWDFAQLGEVIDPASMSEQLAEQICDRVNQRHSRASTTTTSEETTDNRSQPTPFQTDNSRAPLDIFRLRDEVIDDYRRYIESFLTIRDNRVKNFVDEELGRGQLWRDPLVQINLAYQQGSSTDELIKRGILHPDCRRYFPEFRFYRHQEEAFLAANRGESYVLTTGTGSGKSMAYVVPIFDDLLRNPQIEGVRAILVYPMNALINSQKEEFEKYLSKVSNSHIRVEQYTGQESLEQKSAIQNHPPHVLLTNYVMLELMLSRTAYEKKLVSSPNLKFLVLDELHTYRGRQGADVAMVVRKLRERCQNDNLLCIGTSATMATEGSREDRRQTVAGVASQLFGVEVPTHNTIDETLERAIARPEPDVAELHASLTEGLPPQAERTKEAFLQHPLAAWIENNFGLVREGDRLVRRQPISISQGAQQLAEETGVDRETCRETLEAVFLWGSQTGAIAFRLHQFISQGGSVYATLESRDNRSLTLEGQYATSGDRLLYPLKFCRECGQDYYLVRYNREQNTLTPLLPNDVETQIDGEDVQQGYFTLDEPGLWEPEEDINRLPDNWFNDTKRYGRRVKKDYKRYIPQSLHVYPNGNIASSSESDPEKGIDGWFVPQPFLTCLNCGVVHDSRSSEYSKLSRLSSEGRSTATTLLCLSTVSRLRNASKRGAIAQEANKILSFTDNRQDASLQAGHFNDFTRTSFLRAALYRALQQEGELTHDNLAVAVVERMGLSQESYAQQPVSYGKARLRNEETFRDLVEYRLYEDLRRGWRIVQPNLEQCGLLEIEYEGLWEICQNPQPWRDRQHPILLQATSSQRYQAAKVLLDQLRKELAIDAKSLQKDEIDKLRKRVEQTLVDVWQIDSAETLQQAKYASLRSGQQNNRRTPAEVKLTVSSKVGKFLRSERAWPWLPQPLSKTEYNDLIEALVEVLHTSGFLRRKNQDNKVQLCVTSIKWKVSNADTIAADPLTSKRLQGSEEPELPVNRFFKDFYQHQAFSISSLEGREHTGQVSNYDRQEREDRFRRGQLSALFCSPTMELGIDISDLNVVHLRNVPPSPANYAQRSGRAGRGGSEALVISYASASSGHDQYFYQRQEQMVAGVVFPPKLELANQDMVISHLHSLWLAWTGADLGRSMNEILDLDCEGYPLKESIQQQLTLSPEKLEECVQAARSILSDRFCQQDLQRTSWGSESWLRQTLENALNQFDQACDRWRNLYHDAVTQLQKARSTIDRAASGGVSKKERDNAEDLRQEAERQRALLVGQEDRSGRTDFAFYPYRYLASEGFLPGFNFPRLPVRAYIRAGDKSAFLARPKVVAIRELAPNNIVYYEGSTYQVNKTKLPVGGPDYQRAALCANCGYFHAGDGISRDTCEHCGARITTDSNGNPAKLNRLFTLESLSTRRYKRITCDEEERLKHGYNITTHFRFAEGKQELATVTDSQGKKLLQLTYGETAELWRVNRGLRRANEQGFKLDLDTGEWWGNKAGNNTKLPENLQTEVNLMVSDTCNVMLVELAELPDENAQAYLATFQHAIERAIQTVYKLEENELLSERLGEGNYLLFWEASEGGAGVLSRILENPKAFQRLADTALEISHFQQEGQPEQEGCARACYKCLLSYSNQFDHPLLDRYLVRTFLEQLQTSTLQRHQEDLSRDEHYQKLRSQIDPNSPLEADVLDELYRRGIKLPDTAQELIPEAQCKPDFLYKKAKVAVFCDGSVHDRTEQRQKDQAKRDDLEYNTRYHVFVLRHDEDWRSRLDELAAYVG from the coding sequence ATGAATACCATGCAATTAAAAGACCTCATTGCCAAAGGCGAACAAGCGATCGCGGCGACCAGCCAACTTTTAGCCTTGCAAGCCACCCACCTCGACTGCAGCGATGTTGAATCCCTCACCGAATCCCAACTCGACGCGCTTTTTTCCGAGATTCCCGAAGACTGGGATTTCGCGCAACTGGGGGAAGTCATCGACCCGGCAAGCATGAGCGAACAACTGGCCGAACAAATTTGCGATCGCGTGAACCAACGCCACAGCAGGGCATCCACCACGACCACCAGCGAAGAAACCACCGACAATCGATCCCAGCCAACCCCCTTCCAAACCGACAACAGCCGCGCCCCGCTGGACATTTTCCGCCTGCGCGATGAAGTCATCGACGACTACCGCCGCTATATTGAAAGCTTTCTCACCATTCGTGACAACCGCGTCAAAAACTTTGTAGATGAAGAACTAGGGCGAGGCCAGCTCTGGCGCGACCCCCTGGTGCAAATCAACCTCGCTTACCAACAGGGAAGTAGCACTGACGAACTCATCAAGCGCGGCATTTTGCACCCCGACTGCCGGCGCTACTTTCCCGAATTTCGCTTCTATCGCCACCAAGAGGAAGCCTTTCTGGCAGCCAATCGTGGCGAGTCCTACGTCCTTACTACGGGAACTGGGTCTGGTAAAAGCATGGCTTATGTGGTGCCTATTTTTGATGATTTATTGAGAAATCCGCAGATAGAAGGCGTGCGGGCGATTCTGGTTTATCCCATGAATGCCCTGATTAATTCCCAAAAAGAAGAATTTGAAAAATATCTCAGCAAAGTTTCCAACAGCCACATCCGCGTGGAACAGTATACCGGACAAGAAAGTTTGGAGCAAAAAAGCGCCATTCAAAACCATCCGCCTCACGTTTTGCTGACCAATTACGTGATGCTGGAACTCATGCTGTCTCGTACTGCCTACGAGAAAAAACTCGTATCGTCCCCCAACTTGAAATTCCTGGTTCTAGATGAGCTGCATACCTATCGCGGCCGTCAGGGGGCGGATGTGGCTATGGTGGTGCGCAAGCTCCGCGAACGGTGCCAAAACGACAATCTCCTGTGTATCGGTACTTCTGCCACCATGGCTACCGAAGGCAGTCGGGAAGACCGCCGCCAAACTGTGGCCGGGGTAGCCAGCCAACTGTTCGGGGTGGAAGTGCCCACACACAATACCATCGACGAAACTTTGGAACGCGCGATCGCTCGTCCGGAACCAGATGTGGCAGAACTGCACGCCAGCCTGACCGAAGGCTTACCACCACAAGCCGAACGCACCAAGGAAGCTTTTTTACAACATCCCCTAGCAGCCTGGATCGAAAATAATTTTGGGCTTGTCCGAGAAGGCGATCGCTTGGTCCGCCGCCAGCCAATTTCCATTTCCCAAGGGGCACAACAACTGGCTGAAGAAACAGGGGTCGATCGAGAAACCTGTCGCGAGACTCTAGAGGCAGTCTTTCTGTGGGGCAGCCAAACTGGCGCGATCGCGTTTCGACTGCACCAATTTATTTCCCAAGGCGGCAGCGTCTACGCCACCCTGGAATCCAGAGACAATCGTTCTCTTACTTTGGAAGGTCAGTATGCCACCAGCGGCGATCGGCTGCTCTACCCGTTGAAATTCTGCCGCGAGTGCGGTCAGGACTACTATCTGGTGCGCTACAACCGAGAGCAAAACACCCTCACACCGCTGCTTCCCAACGATGTGGAAACTCAAATAGATGGCGAAGATGTCCAACAGGGATATTTCACCCTCGACGAACCGGGGCTTTGGGAACCGGAGGAAGACATTAACCGCTTGCCGGATAACTGGTTCAACGACACCAAACGCTACGGTAGAAGAGTCAAAAAAGATTACAAGCGCTACATTCCCCAATCATTGCACGTCTATCCCAACGGCAACATTGCCAGCAGTTCGGAAAGCGACCCTGAGAAGGGGATTGATGGATGGTTTGTTCCCCAACCCTTCCTGACTTGTCTTAACTGTGGTGTTGTTCACGATTCCCGATCGAGCGAATATAGCAAACTTTCTCGCCTCAGCAGCGAAGGACGCAGCACTGCCACCACCTTGTTGTGCTTGTCCACAGTCAGCCGCCTGCGCAATGCTAGCAAGCGAGGTGCGATCGCCCAGGAAGCCAACAAAATTCTCAGCTTCACCGACAATCGCCAGGATGCTTCCCTACAAGCAGGACATTTTAACGACTTCACGCGCACCAGTTTTTTGAGAGCTGCCCTATACCGGGCATTGCAGCAAGAAGGAGAACTCACCCACGATAATCTTGCCGTCGCTGTCGTAGAACGCATGGGATTGTCTCAAGAATCCTATGCCCAGCAACCGGTCAGTTACGGTAAAGCGCGATTGCGCAATGAGGAAACCTTTCGGGATTTGGTAGAGTACCGCCTCTACGAAGACTTGCGCCGGGGCTGGCGTATTGTCCAACCCAATTTAGAACAGTGTGGGTTGCTGGAAATTGAGTACGAGGGGCTTTGGGAAATTTGCCAAAATCCCCAACCATGGCGCGATCGCCAGCATCCCATTTTGCTACAAGCAACGTCTTCCCAACGCTACCAAGCTGCCAAAGTGTTGCTGGACCAATTGCGAAAAGAACTAGCGATCGATGCCAAGTCGCTACAAAAAGATGAGATAGATAAGTTAAGAAAACGGGTGGAACAAACTCTGGTGGATGTCTGGCAAATCGATTCTGCCGAAACCCTCCAACAAGCCAAATATGCTAGCTTACGCAGCGGCCAGCAAAACAATCGTCGCACTCCGGCAGAAGTGAAGCTCACCGTTAGCAGTAAAGTTGGTAAGTTTCTGCGATCGGAGCGTGCCTGGCCTTGGTTGCCACAACCGCTATCCAAGACAGAATACAACGATCTCATCGAAGCATTGGTGGAAGTTTTGCATACTTCGGGATTTTTGCGACGGAAGAACCAAGACAACAAAGTCCAATTGTGCGTCACTTCTATTAAATGGAAAGTCAGCAATGCCGATACCATCGCTGCCGACCCTCTCACTTCCAAACGCCTGCAAGGATCGGAAGAACCGGAACTGCCGGTCAATCGCTTTTTTAAAGATTTTTACCAACACCAGGCTTTCTCCATTTCCAGTTTGGAAGGACGCGAACATACAGGTCAAGTAAGCAATTACGATCGTCAAGAGCGAGAAGATCGATTTCGCCGGGGTCAGCTTTCCGCCCTGTTTTGCTCTCCCACCATGGAGCTAGGTATTGATATTTCCGACTTAAACGTAGTTCACCTGCGCAACGTTCCCCCTTCCCCTGCCAACTACGCCCAACGTAGCGGACGCGCCGGACGTGGGGGCAGCGAAGCCCTGGTGATTTCCTATGCTTCCGCTAGCAGCGGCCACGACCAATACTTTTACCAGCGCCAAGAGCAAATGGTTGCCGGGGTGGTGTTCCCGCCGAAACTGGAACTTGCCAACCAAGACATGGTCATCTCTCACCTACACTCGCTCTGGCTGGCTTGGACAGGTGCGGATTTGGGGCGCTCGATGAACGAAATCCTGGACCTCGATTGCGAAGGCTACCCCCTCAAAGAGAGCATCCAACAACAGCTAACCTTATCCCCCGAAAAGCTGGAAGAATGCGTCCAAGCTGCGCGCTCCATTCTTAGCGATCGCTTTTGCCAACAAGATTTGCAACGTACTAGTTGGGGGTCCGAATCATGGTTGCGGCAAACTCTGGAGAACGCTCTGAATCAATTTGACCAAGCTTGCGATCGCTGGCGGAACTTATATCACGATGCCGTTACTCAACTCCAAAAAGCCCGCTCTACGATCGATCGCGCCGCCAGTGGTGGCGTTTCCAAAAAAGAGCGAGACAATGCCGAAGACTTAAGACAAGAAGCCGAAAGACAGCGCGCTCTACTGGTAGGGCAAGAAGACCGCAGTGGCAGAACTGACTTTGCATTTTATCCTTACCGCTACCTGGCTTCCGAAGGATTTCTCCCTGGATTCAACTTTCCCCGCTTGCCCGTCCGAGCCTACATTCGCGCCGGCGACAAAAGCGCGTTCCTCGCCCGTCCCAAAGTGGTTGCCATTCGAGAACTGGCCCCCAATAATATCGTCTACTACGAGGGCTCTACATATCAAGTTAATAAAACCAAACTACCTGTCGGGGGACCGGATTACCAACGCGCTGCCCTCTGCGCCAATTGCGGCTATTTCCACGCCGGCGATGGCATCAGTCGCGATACCTGCGAGCATTGCGGAGCGCGAATTACCACTGATAGCAACGGCAACCCCGCCAAACTCAACCGTCTATTTACTCTGGAAAGCCTCAGTACCCGCCGTTACAAGCGAATTACTTGCGATGAAGAAGAACGGCTCAAACACGGCTACAACATCACCACCCACTTTCGCTTTGCTGAAGGGAAACAAGAGCTAGCCACAGTAACCGACTCGCAAGGAAAAAAACTGCTGCAGCTCACCTACGGCGAAACGGCCGAACTTTGGCGCGTCAATCGCGGTCTGCGACGAGCCAACGAACAAGGTTTCAAACTCGATCTCGACACCGGCGAGTGGTGGGGCAACAAAGCAGGAAATAACACCAAACTCCCCGAAAACTTGCAAACCGAAGTCAACTTAATGGTGTCCGACACTTGCAACGTCATGCTGGTCGAACTAGCCGAGTTGCCCGACGAAAACGCCCAAGCCTACCTCGCCACCTTTCAACACGCGATCGAACGTGCCATCCAAACCGTTTACAAACTAGAGGAAAACGAACTGCTCTCCGAACGACTAGGGGAAGGCAATTACCTGCTGTTCTGGGAAGCATCCGAAGGAGGGGCTGGCGTTCTCTCGCGAATTCTGGAAAATCCCAAGGCATTTCAAAGACTAGCCGATACAGCCCTGGAGATTAGCCACTTCCAACAAGAAGGTCAGCCAGAACAAGAAGGTTGCGCTCGCGCCTGTTACAAATGTTTGCTATCTTACAGCAATCAGTTCGACCATCCCTTACTCGATCGCTATTTGGTACGTACGTTCCTCGAACAACTCCAAACCAGTACCCTACAACGCCATCAGGAGGATCTTTCCCGCGACGAACATTATCAGAAACTACGTTCCCAAATCGACCCCAATTCCCCTCTGGAGGCAGATGTTCTCGACGAACTGTACCGACGGGGCATCAAACTCCCCGACACTGCCCAGGAATTAATTCCCGAAGCGCAGTGCAAACCGGATTTTCTTTATAAAAAGGCAAAGGTAGCTGTATTCTGCGACGGTTCGGTCCACGATCGTACGGAACAGCGCCAAAAAGACCAAGCCAAACGCGATGATTTGGAGTACAACACGAGATATCACGTTTTTGTTTTGCGTCACGATGAAGATTGGCGATCGCGACTCGATGAGTTAGCTGCTTATGTGGGGTAA
- a CDS encoding GIY-YIG nuclease family protein — protein sequence MSLKVSIVELHLLPKICGIYLVRNSHDEVIYVGQAKNIHQRWKNGHHKLSKIVGECGKDAYIECIEVPEWLLNRAENSLCSFYQPKFNKKSTPVV from the coding sequence ATGTCTTTGAAAGTTTCCATTGTAGAGCTTCATCTTTTGCCTAAAATCTGTGGGATATACTTAGTGCGCAATTCCCACGATGAAGTTATCTATGTTGGTCAGGCTAAAAATATACATCAACGCTGGAAGAACGGACATCACAAACTAAGCAAAATTGTTGGCGAGTGTGGAAAAGATGCCTACATAGAATGCATAGAAGTTCCAGAATGGTTACTTAACCGTGCGGAAAATAGCTTATGTTCGTTTTATCAGCCGAAATTCAATAAAAAATCGACACCAGTAGTCTGA
- the gloB gene encoding hydroxyacylglutathione hydrolase: protein MQVYRLPALSDNYIFLLHDPEKNEAAVVDPAEAKPVLQKLDSLGAQLTTIFNTHHHHDHVGANKELMRRFPDLVVYGGAEDRGRIPGQQVYLQEGDRVEFANRTGEVFFVPGHTRAHIAYYFPPAEGEEMGELFCGDTLFAGGCGRLFEGSPNQMVSSLTKLRQLPDNTRIWCAHEYTLKNLQFAVTVDGDNADLQQRFEEVKAKRKQNEATVPSVLGLEKRTNPFLRWESPALQAAVDSQDPVETFARVRSRKNRF from the coding sequence ATGCAAGTTTATCGCTTACCAGCACTTTCCGATAACTATATCTTTTTGTTGCACGACCCGGAGAAAAACGAAGCAGCGGTAGTAGACCCGGCGGAGGCAAAACCGGTGCTGCAAAAGTTGGATAGCCTCGGCGCACAACTGACCACGATTTTCAATACTCACCACCACCACGACCATGTGGGTGCCAATAAGGAACTGATGCGGCGTTTTCCAGATTTGGTGGTTTACGGTGGTGCGGAAGATCGCGGACGCATTCCGGGTCAGCAGGTATACTTACAAGAAGGCGATCGCGTGGAATTTGCCAATCGCACTGGTGAGGTATTTTTCGTGCCCGGTCACACCCGCGCTCACATTGCCTATTATTTCCCGCCGGCTGAAGGGGAAGAGATGGGAGAATTGTTCTGTGGCGATACGCTGTTTGCTGGCGGCTGCGGCAGATTGTTTGAAGGCAGTCCCAATCAGATGGTATCGTCGCTGACGAAGTTGCGCCAGTTGCCGGACAATACGCGGATTTGGTGCGCTCACGAGTATACGCTGAAAAATCTCCAGTTTGCGGTGACGGTGGATGGAGACAATGCGGATTTGCAGCAGCGGTTTGAGGAAGTGAAGGCGAAGCGCAAGCAAAATGAGGCGACGGTGCCTTCGGTTTTGGGTTTGGAAAAACGCACGAATCCTTTTTTGCGTTGGGAGTCTCCAGCGTTACAGGCGGCGGTAGACAGTCAAGACCCGGTGGAAACGTTTGCCCGGGTTCGCAGTCGTAAGAATCGGTTTTAG
- a CDS encoding TetR/AcrR family transcriptional regulator yields the protein MGVSTTRSAEKKKAILNAAADLFVERGYDGVSVDAIVKEVGGSKANIYNYFGGKQGLFRAIVEDMSQQILSPLADAEIGNLPPREALTAIGKQVMSVVLSDRAIGLLRIVIAENRQFPELGSLFLKSGPQPCHQCLAQYLEKQQQLGTLKPCDSQQAAMQFIGMFLGSIQMQRLLGTMSAPDQQQIETLVDSAVTTFLEGYSCSE from the coding sequence ATGGGCGTATCCACAACTCGCTCGGCAGAAAAGAAAAAAGCCATTTTGAATGCAGCAGCAGATTTGTTTGTCGAGCGAGGATACGACGGTGTCAGCGTCGATGCGATTGTCAAAGAAGTAGGTGGTTCCAAGGCGAATATTTATAATTATTTTGGCGGCAAACAAGGGTTGTTTCGCGCCATTGTGGAAGATATGAGCCAGCAAATTTTATCGCCGCTGGCAGATGCAGAAATTGGTAATTTGCCACCGCGAGAGGCACTGACAGCAATTGGCAAACAGGTGATGTCGGTGGTGCTTTCCGACCGGGCTATTGGTTTGCTGCGCATTGTGATTGCTGAAAACCGGCAGTTTCCAGAGTTAGGTTCGTTGTTTTTGAAGTCTGGACCGCAGCCATGCCACCAATGTCTGGCGCAATATTTGGAAAAACAACAGCAGTTGGGAACATTAAAACCTTGCGATAGCCAACAAGCTGCCATGCAATTTATAGGCATGTTTCTTGGTTCTATCCAAATGCAGCGGTTACTTGGTACTATGTCAGCCCCAGACCAGCAACAGATTGAAACCCTTGTTGATAGCGCTGTTACCACGTTTTTGGAAGGATATAGCTGTTCGGAGTAG
- a CDS encoding efflux RND transporter periplasmic adaptor subunit: MQGNPTQEETHGQILLDKKDIPTETEVPPTTNSRTRRLMALGGAGLLAAGVIGGLSLVASKSEKQAPSEPSQTATNAIPVETLKVEPVSSYQVQRSYTGEITARRTSKVGFERSGQLAQLFVEEGDRVTAGQPLAKLDTRNLQAQRQQLQAQRDRALAKLEQLQNGPRTEDIEAARANVRNLEKELQLKKKQRSRREYLYHEGAISREHRDEFRYQQEALAARLDEARSRLQKLLNGTRQEEIAAQRATVRELEASINNIHVTLDKSVLKAPFTGTVSQRNFDEGTVVQAGQPVVRLVENSSPEARIGLPAQFARTLQPGTSQTVQVGSQKFSATVASILPEVDPQTRTQVVVLNLEATAISYASPGQTVRMHRTKTIETQGYWVPLSALTQSVRGLWTCYVVVPSSQGQGWQVQQQTVEILHQNSDRAFVRGTLQANQRLVANGTHRLVPGQQVRPVTATANQPNANQQAQLSQQ; encoded by the coding sequence ATGCAAGGAAACCCAACCCAAGAAGAAACGCACGGTCAAATCTTACTGGATAAAAAAGATATCCCGACCGAGACAGAAGTTCCTCCTACTACCAACAGCCGCACAAGGCGATTGATGGCTCTTGGTGGGGCAGGCTTGCTCGCCGCTGGCGTAATTGGGGGTCTGTCGCTAGTAGCGAGCAAATCCGAAAAACAAGCACCTTCAGAACCCAGCCAAACAGCAACCAATGCAATTCCTGTAGAAACGCTGAAGGTGGAACCGGTATCTTCTTACCAAGTACAGCGCAGTTACACCGGCGAAATTACCGCCCGACGCACCAGCAAAGTGGGATTTGAACGCAGCGGTCAGCTTGCTCAACTCTTTGTTGAAGAAGGCGATCGCGTTACCGCCGGACAACCCCTAGCAAAACTCGACACCCGCAACTTGCAAGCCCAGCGCCAACAACTGCAAGCCCAACGCGATCGCGCCTTAGCCAAACTCGAACAATTGCAAAACGGTCCGCGCACGGAAGACATCGAAGCCGCCCGTGCCAACGTTCGTAACTTAGAAAAAGAATTGCAATTGAAAAAAAAGCAGCGATCGCGCCGGGAATATCTCTACCACGAAGGCGCTATTTCCCGCGAACACCGAGACGAATTTCGCTACCAACAAGAAGCTCTAGCTGCCCGTTTGGATGAAGCCCGCAGCCGCCTGCAAAAACTGCTCAACGGCACCCGCCAAGAAGAAATTGCCGCCCAACGCGCCACCGTTCGCGAACTGGAAGCCAGCATCAACAATATCCATGTCACCCTCGACAAAAGCGTTCTCAAAGCCCCCTTTACCGGTACGGTTTCCCAACGCAACTTTGATGAAGGCACCGTCGTACAAGCCGGCCAGCCTGTGGTTCGCTTGGTCGAAAACAGTTCTCCAGAAGCACGCATCGGCTTGCCCGCCCAATTTGCGCGCACTTTGCAGCCAGGCACTTCGCAAACCGTACAAGTGGGTTCCCAGAAATTTTCTGCCACCGTAGCCTCCATTTTGCCAGAAGTTGACCCGCAAACGCGCACCCAAGTAGTGGTTCTGAACCTAGAAGCTACTGCCATCTCCTATGCTTCTCCCGGGCAAACCGTACGCATGCACCGCACCAAAACCATAGAAACCCAGGGCTACTGGGTGCCCCTATCAGCCCTCACACAAAGCGTACGAGGCCTGTGGACTTGCTACGTGGTCGTACCATCCTCACAAGGGCAAGGCTGGCAAGTACAGCAACAAACCGTAGAAATCTTACATCAAAACAGCGATCGCGCTTTCGTGCGGGGAACCTTGCAAGCAAACCAACGCCTGGTCGCCAACGGCACCCACCGACTGGTTCCTGGACAGCAAGTACGTCCAGTCACGGCCACCGCCAACCAACCCAACGCCAACCAACAAGCCCAGCTATCGCAGCAATAA